A portion of the Platichthys flesus chromosome 7, fPlaFle2.1, whole genome shotgun sequence genome contains these proteins:
- the tasorb gene encoding protein TASOR isoform X1, with protein sequence MALNPSAAGRRDPDRAGAAGRHPDGGEPQKNSAATSAPANQNGVQAGCGDVVMPEQEGPERRRNAPTDARSFSGSPSTGPRPSEELPRRNFQIPRKARERKGLYNFLRPDSREFEDLVKILSSFYLDSSSRSTFSYSKARLVYNELLEKEFIEKRREMKQEGRTEQELTESYCFLFPDKAKLHWICEKGLAVGHSKITTLGNPSMGVYLSKYSDLLQINPFEVGSSGDMVIFKVMRGRIKHNHENMPKNAMEPTPKFDCNLSKSANRVTSLLSYRAFELTQQYFYEFAFDEIKARPRHVCPYAVVSFKYIGKEAAATPMTAHRFNMISPEGSKGKNCYTVWSGPLLNKGRELFPICLRSSLRPYLPFKLPEKLEMNRGMQLEQVKRKIPSVLFSWDTYRASREVMKCGMACSLFEVVDGKGKPTSGTLAALVNKLERDRMVLVMSLFDRGFLFLLSSAQMVESKERWGRTEKSLQALFIFQESRTVVKHSSRLFDQERLTQDPQPANLSSVEPFIPAVHYSLFKLRLNPGKDLSSGVERQATDYLTRIDSGTVRTFVLPDYKYNVDDRTIPLPVPRPKFNMDAVLRSYVHNPANFMLPLNKAKDIMERIRNPVPIPVPVPVPVPVPVPTHVPVPVSIPTAAPTPVQATVEYSPVSDWGGSDRGSDRAEKPPERPAQEKPPPPDSSSSSSSSRRRPGLANSNGAQSQHKPHVDSQPQPQRLRLSQSEYDKHKMKQLLKLIQLHKKALIKDPEKEREEDGAWDANSLKRKFEGDESGGINKHQRTDPLSNGEPSQGIQAGELGDDGGHGDNLTAVMESMGLYDTDLRAHGNTNTSAVNETQRLLKILLATLNKAVAQGSMSVQVNHGEPSTGSGSGEPSIPDPDFRKQLEPALLTNYTEEDMDCSPGSPFSAGSPPEQAHTSDNPTWVLPVNEGNSKQPVNTDLSPFPGPKPVPEPAAVRATDIQPELKTPAVVEVKKAAAGTTLPVVDELSFRPSISLDTILNQEIHSLTSAIKNIMQTNHICYTSQLPPRLVPRGCLSPNSCFSDFIVPFVSPVPTQAHVKALCEMMDKFIPAPPAPSKVTSPPPPVTTSNLTTPPPAPIQTSKTKAEPPLSKSTSSSQSDKIGSIKEPASTKAKTEVASTELAGEVFSPSLITTDSPDSNSQNPGLLAGSLIGQLKPEVFSSLVEIFKDVTKNSVKFYIHSDEDGEESTVCKEIKEYLKSLGNSECSPQTFLENSCSLDKLLIIIQNEDIAAHVHKIPALVSLKKLPSVSFAGVDTLDDVKNHTYNELFVSGGFMVSDEFVLNPDLITQDRLHGLLKFLEEQSSPEHPWQWKVHCKSQKKLKELGRLNTNAMGLLNLLTAYQKKHLVEFLPYHECDTQSRQAPDLECLIKLQAQHTQQRHLIFLTERPFEMFLQFSRNGMVIASIDDVMSGFHSLIGSINHNELPTPPSTVVNDECVEEDMSLDSDDGEEPPTIDDSAEQNQEGEKKLQPPPPNMEEFRPPLPDQQVTPERTPTLSEYSALKTAISQFKATNQMGTGPSDIGSLSPGGYPVNPHQSFLCPSASWSSYTGSSSYAASPAYPASPCSSTQEQEYRTPATAPATVPTPPLMATAGPLANLASLPMEVKPPPPPHLMMLGHTYGSDTGGVTGNSPRTNSIPYTEHSETTQPVYIAGIPQNASGTPSQHDRTVSGPGEGVWGTARTSTCESGSSQGVVTSRLLDPSGLPKSGDGGSTPGSQGNRTNMNCTANLGSSVGIPTVATRGGSVVRPKLPPHPMCAVGYGSIGGIPGQMDHGPMRGAMVPGSVGSYRGRGIPPGFWTRPGRGHDRGGGPCTWGYPAGRGGTQNYYSDYTYSHNYAPE encoded by the exons ATGGCCCTGAACCCCAGCGCGGCGGGGAGGAGGGACCCGGACCGCGCCGGGGCCGCCGGGCGCCACCCGGACGGCGGCGAGCCCCAGAAGAATTCAGCCGCCACCTCGGCCCCGGCCAACCAAAATGGCGTACAGGCTGGATGTGGAGACGTTGTAATGCCCGAGCAAGAAGGCCCTGAGCGGCGGAGGAACGCGCCGACGGACGCCCGGAGCTTCAGCGGCTCTCCCTCGACGGGCCCGCGACCGAGCGAGGAGCTGCCACGGAGGAATTTCCAGATCCCGAGGAAGGCGAGAGAACGGAAAG GCCTGTACAACTTTCTGCGGCCGGACAGTCGGGAGTTCGAGGACCTCGTGAAGATTCTATCCTCGTTTTACTTGGACTCATCGTCACGATCAACCTTCTCCTACTCCAAGGCCAGGCTGGTCTACAATGAACtgctggagaaggag TTCATCGAGAAGCGCCGAGAGATGAAGCAGGAGGGGCGGACGGAACAAGAATTGACCGAGTCGtactgcttcctgtttccagaCAAGGCAAAG CTCCATTGGATCTGCGAGAAGGGTCTGGCTGTTGGACACTCCAAGATTACTACACTTGGAAATCCGTCAATGG GTGTTTATCTCTccaaatattcagatttattaCAAATCAACCCTTTTGAAGTGGGCTCATCTGGAGACATGGTCATTTTTAAAGTCATGAGG GGCCGAATAAAGCACAACCATGAGAACATGCCGAAGAATGCAATGGAGCCCACACCCAAGTTTGACTGTAACTTGTCGAAAAGTGCAAACAGGGTAACATCGCTGCTGTCCTACAGGGCCTTTGAGCTCACCCAG CAATATTTTTATGAGTTTGCATTTGATGAGATCAAGGCTCGACCCAGGCACGTGTGCCCCTACGCTGTGGTTTCCTTTAAGTACATAGGCAAAGAGGCTGCTGCGACTCCTATGACTGCACACAG GTTTAACATGATTTCCCCTGAAGGAAGTAAAg GGAAGAACTGCTACACCGTGTGGAGCGGTCCACTACTGAACAAGGGTCGGGAGTTATTCCCGATCTGTTTACGATCGTCTTTGCGGCCCTACCTTCCTTTCAAACT GCCTGAGAAGCTGGAGATGAATCGGGGCATGCAGCTTGAGCAGGTGAAGCGAAAGATTCCCTCTGTGCTCTTTTCTTGGGATACCTACAGAGCATCACGGGAAG TAATGAAGTGTGGGATGGCCTGCAGCCTGTTTGAGGTGGTAGATGGAAAAGGCAAACCGACCAGCGGCACCCTGGCAGCGCTGGTCAACAAACTGGAGCGAGACAGGATG GTGCTGGTGATGTCCTTGTTTGACCGGggcttcctcttcctgctctcttcAGCTCAGATGGTTGAGTCCAAAG AGCGGTGGGGGCGGACTGAGAAAAGCCTGCAAGCATTATTCATCTTTCAGGAGTCGAGGACGGTTGTTAAACATT CATCCAGACTGTTTGACCAGGAGCGGCTTACGCAGGATCCTCAGCCAGCCAACCTGTCGTCCGTGGAGCCCTTCATCCCCGCTGTGCACTACTCGCTGTTCAAGCTGCGGCTTAACCCGGGCAAGGACCTCAGCTCCGGGGTGGAGCGGCAGGCCACCGATTACCTAACGCGCATTGATTCAGGTACGGTGCGGACGTTTGTCCTGCCCGACTACAAATATAACGTGGACGACCGAACCATCCCGCTTCCGGTGCCCAGACCCAAATTCAACATGGATGCCGTGCTTCGCTCCTATGTGCACAACCCTGCCAACTTTATGTTACCCCTGAACAAGGCAAAGGACATCATGGAAAGAATACGAAACCCTGTACCTATACCTGTCCCAGTACCTGtacctgtccctgtccctgtccctacACATGTACCTGTACCTGTATCCATACCCACAGCCGCACCCACACCCGTTCAAGCCACAGTGGAATACAGCCCCGTGTCTGACTGGGGCGGCTCTGACAGGGGCTCGGACAGGGCAGAGAAACCCCCGGAGAGGCCTGCCCAGGAgaaaccaccaccaccagacagcagcagcagcagcagcagcagcagacggcGCCCTGGGTTGGCCAATTCGAACGGAGCCCAGTCGCAGCACAAGCCCCACGTTGACTCTCAGCCTCAGCCCCAGAGGTTACGGTTGTCCCAGAGTGAGTACGACAAACACAAGATGAAGCAGCTGCTCAAGCTCATTCAGCTTCATAAGAAAGCACTAATAAAGGATCCtgagaaggagagggaagaggacgGGGCCTGGGACGCCAACAGTTTGAAGAGGAAGTTTGAGGGAGATGAGAGTGGAGGCATAAACAAACACCAACGAACAGATCCGCTGAGCAACGGGGAGCCCAGTCAAG GCATCCAAGCTGGTGAGTTGGGAGATGACGGTGGACACGGCGACAATCTGACGGCTGTAATGGAAAGCATGGGCCTCTATGACACTGACCTGAGGGCCCATGGCAACACCAACACCTCAGCGGTCAACGAGACCCAGCGCCTCCTCAAGATCCTGCTGGCCACTCTCAACAAAGCCGTGGCTCAGGGTTCGATGTCGGTGCAGGTCAACCACGGTGAGCCGTCGACAGGTTCGGGCAGCGGGGAGCCTTCTATCCCTGACCCGGATTTTAGGAAACAACTTGAGCCAGCATTGCTAACGAACTACACAGAG GAGGACATGGACTGTAGCCCTGGTAGTCCATTCAGTGCGGGCTCCCcaccagagcaagcacacaccTCAGATAACCCAACCTGGGTTCTCCCCGTTAATGAAGGTAACTCGAAGCAGCCAGTTAACACAGACCTCTCCCCTTTTCCTGGGCCGAAGCCTGTGCCTGAGCCGGCGGCTGTGAGAGCGACAGACATTCAGCCAGAGCTGAAGACGCCTGCAGTTGTGGAAGTAAAAAAGGCGGCTGCAGGGACCACGTTACCAGTTGTAGACGAGCTTTCCTTCAGGCCCTCCATCAGCCTGGACACCATCCTCAACCAGGAAATTCATAGTCTCACTTCCGCCATTAAGAACATTATGCAGACTAACCACATCTGCTATACCTCGCAGCTACCACCACGGTTGGTTCCACGTGGCTGCTTATCGCCCAACAGCTGCTTCTCAGACTTTATCGTGCCCTTCGTCTCCCCTGTCCCCACTCAGGCACACGTCAAAGCACTATGTGAGATGATGGACAAGTTTATCCCAGCCCCACCTGCTCCCTCGAAGGTCACTTCTCCACCTCCCCCAGTGACAACGTCTAATCTTACAACACCACCCCCTGCCCCAATCCAGACATCCAAAACTAAAGCAGAGCCTCCCCTTTCCAagagcacctcctcctcccagagTGATAAAATTGGCTCTATCAAAGAACCTGCATCCACAAAGGCTAAAACAGAAGTTGCATCAACAGAGTTGGCAGGAGAagttttttctccctctctaatCACGACAGACTCTCCAGATTCCAACTCCCAAAACCCAGGCCTGCTTGCTGGCAGCCTCATTGGTCAGCTGAAGCCCGAGGTTTTCAGCAGTCTGGTGGAGATCTTTAAGGACGTCACAAAGAATTCTGTGAAATTCTACATCCACTCTGACGAGGACGGGGAGGAGAGCACTGTGTGCAAGGAAATAAAG GAGTACTTGAAAAGTCTTGGCAACAGCGAGTGCAGCCCGCAAACATTTCTGGAAAACAGCTGCAGTTTAGACAagctcctcatcatcattcaGAACGAGGACATCGCTGCGCACGTGCACAAG ATCCCGGCCCTGGTGTCTTTGAAGAAGTTGCCTTCAGTGAGTTTCGCTGGCGTGGACACTCTGGATGATGTCAAGAATCACACTTACAATGAGCTCTTCGTGTCTGGAGGCTTTATGGTGTCCGACGAGTTTGTCCTAAACCCCGACCTCATCACGCAGG atCGTTTGCATGGTCTGCTGAAGTTCTTGGAGGAGCAGAGCTCCCCTGAACACCCCTGGCAGTGGAAGGTGCACTGCAAGTCCCAGAAGAAGCTAAAAGAGCTGGGGAG GTTAAACACCAATGCCATGGGGCTTCTGAACCTCCTGACAGCTTATCAGAAGAAACACCTCGTGGAGTTCCTCCCTTATCACGAGTGTGACACTCAGTCCCGTCAGGCTCCTGATCTGGAATGTCTGATCAAACTCCAAGCGCAGCACACACAGCAACGGCACCTTATCTTCCTCACAg agAGGCCATTTGAGATGTTCCTACAGTTCTCACGAAATGGAATGGTGATTGCAAGCATTGATGATGTAATGAGCGGTTTCCACAGTCTGATTGGCTCCATCAATCACAATGAGCTTCCGACGCCGCCCTCTACTG TAGTGAACGATGAGTGTGTGGAGGAGGACATGTCATTAGACTCTGATGATGGCGAGGAGCCACCCACTATAGACGATTCTGCAGAGCAGAAccaggaaggagagaagaaactGCAGCCGCCCCCACCAAATATGGAGGAGTTTCGTCCTCCCCTCCCAGACCAGCAAGTCACGCCTGAGAGAACTCCAACGTTGTCTGAGTACAGCGCTCTCAAAACTGCTATCTCTCAGTTCAAAGCCACCAACCAGATGGGTACAGGCCCTTCAGACATTGGCAGCTTGTCACCAGGAGGTTATCCTGTGAATCCCCACCAGAGCTTCCTGTGTCCCTCAGCCTCGTGGTCATCCTACACTGGCTCTTCAAGCTACGCGGCATCCCCAGCCTATCCAGCCTCACCCTGCAGCAGCACCCAGGAACAAGAGTATCGCACGCCAGCCACAGCTCCTGCCACTGTCCCAACTCCCCCTCTCATGGCCACAGCAGGACCTCTTGCCAACCTGGCGTCCCTCCCCATGGAGGTCAAacctccccctccacctcacCTCATGATGCTTGGTCACACGTACGGCTCGGATACTGGCGGGGTTACTGGGAACTCTCCACGCACCAACTCCATCCCTTACACAGAACATAGTGAGACAACACAGCCTGTTTACATTGCTGGCATTCCTCAGAATGCTAGTGGGACTCCCTCACAACATGACAGGACAGTCAGTGGACCTGGGGAGGGAGTGTGGGGCACTGCACGGACTAGCACTTGCGAGAGTGGCAGTTCCCAGGGTGTGGTCACATCGAGACTGTTGGACCCCAGTGGGCTCCCTAAGAGCGGGGATGGGGGCAGCACACCTGGTAGTCAGGGGAACAGGACTAACATGAATTGCACTGCCAACCTTGGATCGTCTGTGGGCATTCCCACAgtggccaccaggggggggTCAGTAGTCAGACCTAAGCTGCCTCCACATCCAATGTGTGCGGTTGGCTACGGGAGTATAGGTGGCATCCCGGGACAGATGGACCATGGGCCTATGCGGGGTGCAATGGTTCCTGGCTCTGTAGGGAGCTATCGAGGGAGAGGAATCCCACCAGGATTTTGGACTCGTCCTGGACGAGGACACGATCGGGGGGGTGGTCCCTGCACTTGGGGTTACCCAGCAGGGAGGGGTGGGACACAGAATTACTACTCGGACTACACATACTCTCACAACTATGCCCCTGAATAG
- the tasorb gene encoding protein TASOR isoform X2 — MALNPSAAGRRDPDRAGAAGRHPDGGEPQKNSAATSAPANQNGVQAGCGDVVMPEQEGPERRRNAPTDARSFSGSPSTGPRPSEELPRRNFQIPRKARERKGLYNFLRPDSREFEDLVKILSSFYLDSSSRSTFSYSKARLVYNELLEKEFIEKRREMKQEGRTEQELTESYCFLFPDKAKLHWICEKGLAVGHSKITTLGNPSMGVYLSKYSDLLQINPFEVGSSGDMVIFKVMRGRIKHNHENMPKNAMEPTPKFDCNLSKSANRVTSLLSYRAFELTQQYFYEFAFDEIKARPRHVCPYAVVSFKYIGKEAAATPMTAHRFNMISPEGSKGKNCYTVWSGPLLNKGRELFPICLRSSLRPYLPFKLPEKLEMNRGMQLEQVKRKIPSVLFSWDTYRASREVMKCGMACSLFEVVDGKGKPTSGTLAALVNKLERDRMVLVMSLFDRGFLFLLSSAQMVESKERWGRTEKSLQALFIFQESRTVVKHSSRLFDQERLTQDPQPANLSSVEPFIPAVHYSLFKLRLNPGKDLSSGVERQATDYLTRIDSGTVRTFVLPDYKYNVDDRTIPLPVPRPKFNMDAVLRSYVHNPANFMLPLNKAKDIMERIRNPVPIPVPVPVPVPVPVPTHVPVPVSIPTAAPTPVQATVEYSPVSDWGGSDRGSDRAEKPPERPAQEKPPPPDSSSSSSSSRRRPGLANSNGAQSQHKPHVDSQPQPQRLRLSQSEYDKHKMKQLLKLIQLHKKALIKDPEKEREEDGAWDANSLKRKFEGDESGGINKHQRTDPLSNGEPSQGIQAGELGDDGGHGDNLTAVMESMGLYDTDLRAHGNTNTSAVNETQRLLKILLATLNKAVAQGSMSVQVNHGEPSTGSGSGEPSIPDPDFRKQLEPALLTNYTEEDMDCSPGSPFSAGSPPEQAHTSDNPTWVLPVNEGNSKQPVNTDLSPFPGPKPVPEPAAVRATDIQPELKTPAVVEVKKAAAGTTLPVVDELSFRPSISLDTILNQEIHSLTSAIKNIMQTNHICYTSQLPPRLVPRGCLSPNSCFSDFIVPFVSPVPTQAHVKALCEMMDKFIPAPPAPSKVTSPPPPVTTSNLTTPPPAPIQTSKTKAEPPLSKSTSSSQSDKIGSIKEPASTKAKTEVASTELAGEVFSPSLITTDSPDSNSQNPGLLAGSLIGQLKPEVFSSLVEIFKDVTKNSVKFYIHSDEDGEESTVCKEIKEYLKSLGNSECSPQTFLENSCSLDKLLIIIQNEDIAAHVHKIPALVSLKKLPSVSFAGVDTLDDVKNHTYNELFVSGGFMVSDEFVLNPDLITQDRLHGLLKFLEEQSSPEHPWQWKVHCKSQKKLKELGRLNTNAMGLLNLLTAYQKKHLVEFLPYHECDTQSRQAPDLECLIKLQAQHTQQRHLIFLTERPFEMFLQFSRNGMVIASIDDVMSGFHSLIGSINHNELPTPPSTVNDECVEEDMSLDSDDGEEPPTIDDSAEQNQEGEKKLQPPPPNMEEFRPPLPDQQVTPERTPTLSEYSALKTAISQFKATNQMGTGPSDIGSLSPGGYPVNPHQSFLCPSASWSSYTGSSSYAASPAYPASPCSSTQEQEYRTPATAPATVPTPPLMATAGPLANLASLPMEVKPPPPPHLMMLGHTYGSDTGGVTGNSPRTNSIPYTEHSETTQPVYIAGIPQNASGTPSQHDRTVSGPGEGVWGTARTSTCESGSSQGVVTSRLLDPSGLPKSGDGGSTPGSQGNRTNMNCTANLGSSVGIPTVATRGGSVVRPKLPPHPMCAVGYGSIGGIPGQMDHGPMRGAMVPGSVGSYRGRGIPPGFWTRPGRGHDRGGGPCTWGYPAGRGGTQNYYSDYTYSHNYAPE, encoded by the exons ATGGCCCTGAACCCCAGCGCGGCGGGGAGGAGGGACCCGGACCGCGCCGGGGCCGCCGGGCGCCACCCGGACGGCGGCGAGCCCCAGAAGAATTCAGCCGCCACCTCGGCCCCGGCCAACCAAAATGGCGTACAGGCTGGATGTGGAGACGTTGTAATGCCCGAGCAAGAAGGCCCTGAGCGGCGGAGGAACGCGCCGACGGACGCCCGGAGCTTCAGCGGCTCTCCCTCGACGGGCCCGCGACCGAGCGAGGAGCTGCCACGGAGGAATTTCCAGATCCCGAGGAAGGCGAGAGAACGGAAAG GCCTGTACAACTTTCTGCGGCCGGACAGTCGGGAGTTCGAGGACCTCGTGAAGATTCTATCCTCGTTTTACTTGGACTCATCGTCACGATCAACCTTCTCCTACTCCAAGGCCAGGCTGGTCTACAATGAACtgctggagaaggag TTCATCGAGAAGCGCCGAGAGATGAAGCAGGAGGGGCGGACGGAACAAGAATTGACCGAGTCGtactgcttcctgtttccagaCAAGGCAAAG CTCCATTGGATCTGCGAGAAGGGTCTGGCTGTTGGACACTCCAAGATTACTACACTTGGAAATCCGTCAATGG GTGTTTATCTCTccaaatattcagatttattaCAAATCAACCCTTTTGAAGTGGGCTCATCTGGAGACATGGTCATTTTTAAAGTCATGAGG GGCCGAATAAAGCACAACCATGAGAACATGCCGAAGAATGCAATGGAGCCCACACCCAAGTTTGACTGTAACTTGTCGAAAAGTGCAAACAGGGTAACATCGCTGCTGTCCTACAGGGCCTTTGAGCTCACCCAG CAATATTTTTATGAGTTTGCATTTGATGAGATCAAGGCTCGACCCAGGCACGTGTGCCCCTACGCTGTGGTTTCCTTTAAGTACATAGGCAAAGAGGCTGCTGCGACTCCTATGACTGCACACAG GTTTAACATGATTTCCCCTGAAGGAAGTAAAg GGAAGAACTGCTACACCGTGTGGAGCGGTCCACTACTGAACAAGGGTCGGGAGTTATTCCCGATCTGTTTACGATCGTCTTTGCGGCCCTACCTTCCTTTCAAACT GCCTGAGAAGCTGGAGATGAATCGGGGCATGCAGCTTGAGCAGGTGAAGCGAAAGATTCCCTCTGTGCTCTTTTCTTGGGATACCTACAGAGCATCACGGGAAG TAATGAAGTGTGGGATGGCCTGCAGCCTGTTTGAGGTGGTAGATGGAAAAGGCAAACCGACCAGCGGCACCCTGGCAGCGCTGGTCAACAAACTGGAGCGAGACAGGATG GTGCTGGTGATGTCCTTGTTTGACCGGggcttcctcttcctgctctcttcAGCTCAGATGGTTGAGTCCAAAG AGCGGTGGGGGCGGACTGAGAAAAGCCTGCAAGCATTATTCATCTTTCAGGAGTCGAGGACGGTTGTTAAACATT CATCCAGACTGTTTGACCAGGAGCGGCTTACGCAGGATCCTCAGCCAGCCAACCTGTCGTCCGTGGAGCCCTTCATCCCCGCTGTGCACTACTCGCTGTTCAAGCTGCGGCTTAACCCGGGCAAGGACCTCAGCTCCGGGGTGGAGCGGCAGGCCACCGATTACCTAACGCGCATTGATTCAGGTACGGTGCGGACGTTTGTCCTGCCCGACTACAAATATAACGTGGACGACCGAACCATCCCGCTTCCGGTGCCCAGACCCAAATTCAACATGGATGCCGTGCTTCGCTCCTATGTGCACAACCCTGCCAACTTTATGTTACCCCTGAACAAGGCAAAGGACATCATGGAAAGAATACGAAACCCTGTACCTATACCTGTCCCAGTACCTGtacctgtccctgtccctgtccctacACATGTACCTGTACCTGTATCCATACCCACAGCCGCACCCACACCCGTTCAAGCCACAGTGGAATACAGCCCCGTGTCTGACTGGGGCGGCTCTGACAGGGGCTCGGACAGGGCAGAGAAACCCCCGGAGAGGCCTGCCCAGGAgaaaccaccaccaccagacagcagcagcagcagcagcagcagcagacggcGCCCTGGGTTGGCCAATTCGAACGGAGCCCAGTCGCAGCACAAGCCCCACGTTGACTCTCAGCCTCAGCCCCAGAGGTTACGGTTGTCCCAGAGTGAGTACGACAAACACAAGATGAAGCAGCTGCTCAAGCTCATTCAGCTTCATAAGAAAGCACTAATAAAGGATCCtgagaaggagagggaagaggacgGGGCCTGGGACGCCAACAGTTTGAAGAGGAAGTTTGAGGGAGATGAGAGTGGAGGCATAAACAAACACCAACGAACAGATCCGCTGAGCAACGGGGAGCCCAGTCAAG GCATCCAAGCTGGTGAGTTGGGAGATGACGGTGGACACGGCGACAATCTGACGGCTGTAATGGAAAGCATGGGCCTCTATGACACTGACCTGAGGGCCCATGGCAACACCAACACCTCAGCGGTCAACGAGACCCAGCGCCTCCTCAAGATCCTGCTGGCCACTCTCAACAAAGCCGTGGCTCAGGGTTCGATGTCGGTGCAGGTCAACCACGGTGAGCCGTCGACAGGTTCGGGCAGCGGGGAGCCTTCTATCCCTGACCCGGATTTTAGGAAACAACTTGAGCCAGCATTGCTAACGAACTACACAGAG GAGGACATGGACTGTAGCCCTGGTAGTCCATTCAGTGCGGGCTCCCcaccagagcaagcacacaccTCAGATAACCCAACCTGGGTTCTCCCCGTTAATGAAGGTAACTCGAAGCAGCCAGTTAACACAGACCTCTCCCCTTTTCCTGGGCCGAAGCCTGTGCCTGAGCCGGCGGCTGTGAGAGCGACAGACATTCAGCCAGAGCTGAAGACGCCTGCAGTTGTGGAAGTAAAAAAGGCGGCTGCAGGGACCACGTTACCAGTTGTAGACGAGCTTTCCTTCAGGCCCTCCATCAGCCTGGACACCATCCTCAACCAGGAAATTCATAGTCTCACTTCCGCCATTAAGAACATTATGCAGACTAACCACATCTGCTATACCTCGCAGCTACCACCACGGTTGGTTCCACGTGGCTGCTTATCGCCCAACAGCTGCTTCTCAGACTTTATCGTGCCCTTCGTCTCCCCTGTCCCCACTCAGGCACACGTCAAAGCACTATGTGAGATGATGGACAAGTTTATCCCAGCCCCACCTGCTCCCTCGAAGGTCACTTCTCCACCTCCCCCAGTGACAACGTCTAATCTTACAACACCACCCCCTGCCCCAATCCAGACATCCAAAACTAAAGCAGAGCCTCCCCTTTCCAagagcacctcctcctcccagagTGATAAAATTGGCTCTATCAAAGAACCTGCATCCACAAAGGCTAAAACAGAAGTTGCATCAACAGAGTTGGCAGGAGAagttttttctccctctctaatCACGACAGACTCTCCAGATTCCAACTCCCAAAACCCAGGCCTGCTTGCTGGCAGCCTCATTGGTCAGCTGAAGCCCGAGGTTTTCAGCAGTCTGGTGGAGATCTTTAAGGACGTCACAAAGAATTCTGTGAAATTCTACATCCACTCTGACGAGGACGGGGAGGAGAGCACTGTGTGCAAGGAAATAAAG GAGTACTTGAAAAGTCTTGGCAACAGCGAGTGCAGCCCGCAAACATTTCTGGAAAACAGCTGCAGTTTAGACAagctcctcatcatcattcaGAACGAGGACATCGCTGCGCACGTGCACAAG ATCCCGGCCCTGGTGTCTTTGAAGAAGTTGCCTTCAGTGAGTTTCGCTGGCGTGGACACTCTGGATGATGTCAAGAATCACACTTACAATGAGCTCTTCGTGTCTGGAGGCTTTATGGTGTCCGACGAGTTTGTCCTAAACCCCGACCTCATCACGCAGG atCGTTTGCATGGTCTGCTGAAGTTCTTGGAGGAGCAGAGCTCCCCTGAACACCCCTGGCAGTGGAAGGTGCACTGCAAGTCCCAGAAGAAGCTAAAAGAGCTGGGGAG GTTAAACACCAATGCCATGGGGCTTCTGAACCTCCTGACAGCTTATCAGAAGAAACACCTCGTGGAGTTCCTCCCTTATCACGAGTGTGACACTCAGTCCCGTCAGGCTCCTGATCTGGAATGTCTGATCAAACTCCAAGCGCAGCACACACAGCAACGGCACCTTATCTTCCTCACAg agAGGCCATTTGAGATGTTCCTACAGTTCTCACGAAATGGAATGGTGATTGCAAGCATTGATGATGTAATGAGCGGTTTCCACAGTCTGATTGGCTCCATCAATCACAATGAGCTTCCGACGCCGCCCTCTACTG TGAACGATGAGTGTGTGGAGGAGGACATGTCATTAGACTCTGATGATGGCGAGGAGCCACCCACTATAGACGATTCTGCAGAGCAGAAccaggaaggagagaagaaactGCAGCCGCCCCCACCAAATATGGAGGAGTTTCGTCCTCCCCTCCCAGACCAGCAAGTCACGCCTGAGAGAACTCCAACGTTGTCTGAGTACAGCGCTCTCAAAACTGCTATCTCTCAGTTCAAAGCCACCAACCAGATGGGTACAGGCCCTTCAGACATTGGCAGCTTGTCACCAGGAGGTTATCCTGTGAATCCCCACCAGAGCTTCCTGTGTCCCTCAGCCTCGTGGTCATCCTACACTGGCTCTTCAAGCTACGCGGCATCCCCAGCCTATCCAGCCTCACCCTGCAGCAGCACCCAGGAACAAGAGTATCGCACGCCAGCCACAGCTCCTGCCACTGTCCCAACTCCCCCTCTCATGGCCACAGCAGGACCTCTTGCCAACCTGGCGTCCCTCCCCATGGAGGTCAAacctccccctccacctcacCTCATGATGCTTGGTCACACGTACGGCTCGGATACTGGCGGGGTTACTGGGAACTCTCCACGCACCAACTCCATCCCTTACACAGAACATAGTGAGACAACACAGCCTGTTTACATTGCTGGCATTCCTCAGAATGCTAGTGGGACTCCCTCACAACATGACAGGACAGTCAGTGGACCTGGGGAGGGAGTGTGGGGCACTGCACGGACTAGCACTTGCGAGAGTGGCAGTTCCCAGGGTGTGGTCACATCGAGACTGTTGGACCCCAGTGGGCTCCCTAAGAGCGGGGATGGGGGCAGCACACCTGGTAGTCAGGGGAACAGGACTAACATGAATTGCACTGCCAACCTTGGATCGTCTGTGGGCATTCCCACAgtggccaccaggggggggTCAGTAGTCAGACCTAAGCTGCCTCCACATCCAATGTGTGCGGTTGGCTACGGGAGTATAGGTGGCATCCCGGGACAGATGGACCATGGGCCTATGCGGGGTGCAATGGTTCCTGGCTCTGTAGGGAGCTATCGAGGGAGAGGAATCCCACCAGGATTTTGGACTCGTCCTGGACGAGGACACGATCGGGGGGGTGGTCCCTGCACTTGGGGTTACCCAGCAGGGAGGGGTGGGACACAGAATTACTACTCGGACTACACATACTCTCACAACTATGCCCCTGAATAG